A single genomic interval of Sagittula sp. P11 harbors:
- a CDS encoding acyl-CoA dehydrogenase family protein, with protein MFKLDPELEDFRNEARKLAEREFAPRAAHWDEAEEFPAANRDKLAELGYLGMFIPEEYGGSGAPVIQGTVFLEEMARVCFNTALVSQLYLNGPSRAISVLGSDEQKKRFLPDMAAGKKFIAIAISEPEAGSAVTDLRTTATRDGDGWVLNGNKCWSTGAHVADYALVFCRFGKASGAKGIGAFVVDLKKPGARIGHISLKMGGRGLTEAEIILENYKAGPEDVLVEGDPESSRSFALLMSSFGPERVGNAAMCVGLAQGAFDAAKSYSEIRHQFGRPIKEFQGLQWKIADMATQIHAARLMVYRAATNPAPNGFPDPMDATMAKLYANEMAQRVTNEALQIHGHNGYTREYPLERMVRDARGFALGGGTVEILRNTIAAMVYGHSFDQRRG; from the coding sequence TTTCGCAACGAGGCACGCAAGCTGGCTGAGCGCGAGTTTGCTCCCAGGGCCGCCCATTGGGACGAAGCCGAAGAGTTTCCAGCCGCGAACCGCGACAAGCTGGCCGAACTTGGCTATCTGGGAATGTTCATCCCTGAAGAATACGGCGGCTCCGGCGCGCCAGTGATCCAGGGCACGGTGTTTCTGGAAGAAATGGCGCGGGTCTGTTTCAACACGGCGCTGGTCTCGCAACTCTACCTGAACGGCCCATCCCGGGCAATCAGCGTTCTGGGCAGCGACGAGCAGAAAAAGCGGTTCCTGCCAGACATGGCGGCCGGCAAGAAATTCATCGCAATCGCCATCAGCGAGCCAGAGGCGGGGTCGGCGGTGACAGACCTGCGCACCACGGCCACAAGGGACGGCGACGGATGGGTGCTGAATGGCAACAAATGCTGGTCCACGGGCGCCCATGTGGCCGATTATGCGCTGGTCTTCTGCCGTTTCGGCAAGGCCAGCGGGGCGAAGGGGATTGGTGCCTTTGTCGTCGATCTGAAGAAGCCGGGCGCGCGGATCGGCCACATATCGCTGAAGATGGGTGGCCGGGGGCTGACCGAGGCCGAGATTATCCTTGAAAACTACAAGGCCGGTCCCGAGGATGTGCTGGTCGAAGGGGACCCGGAAAGCTCGCGCTCCTTCGCGCTGTTGATGAGCAGTTTCGGACCCGAGCGGGTGGGCAACGCAGCGATGTGCGTGGGGCTGGCGCAGGGCGCTTTCGATGCTGCAAAGTCGTATTCCGAGATTCGCCATCAGTTCGGGCGCCCGATCAAGGAATTCCAGGGCCTGCAATGGAAAATCGCCGACATGGCCACACAGATCCATGCTGCGCGTCTGATGGTCTATCGGGCCGCGACCAACCCCGCGCCGAACGGCTTTCCCGATCCGATGGATGCGACCATGGCCAAGCTTTACGCCAACGAAATGGCGCAGAGGGTCACGAACGAAGCGCTGCAGATCCACGGTCACAATGGTTACACGCGCGAATACCCGCTGGAACGTATGGTGCGTGACGCGCGCGGCTTCGCGCTTGGCGGTGGCACCGTCGAAATCCTGCGCAATACGATCGCCGCCATGGTCTATGGCCACAGCTTCGACCAGCGGCGGGGGTAG
- a CDS encoding enoyl-CoA hydratase/isomerase family protein, which yields MTSDITVEHSEGLAVVSLNRPDKLNALTLDMRVELLDAFRDIQTDPRIRAVLLRAEGRAFCAGADISTMGKDDVWGDRARLYRAHQMILSIFNCEKPVVAAVRGPAVGIGLSMALACDVILLSETARFGQVFRKIGLAPDGGAAFFLQNLIGRQRATDLAFSARMVPADEALSLGLASQVHPDDALDRAALDYATDLAAGPTFALAGTKRLMRAAMQPSLESFLETEAIIQGQIIKSADHAEGIDAFLSKRKPVFRGV from the coding sequence ATGACAAGCGATATCACTGTGGAACACTCAGAAGGTCTGGCCGTCGTGTCGTTGAACCGGCCCGACAAGCTGAATGCGCTGACCCTCGACATGCGCGTCGAACTCCTGGACGCGTTTCGCGATATCCAAACTGACCCGCGGATTCGCGCCGTATTACTGCGGGCCGAGGGCCGCGCTTTTTGTGCGGGTGCGGATATTTCGACCATGGGCAAGGACGATGTCTGGGGTGATCGGGCGCGCTTGTACAGGGCGCACCAGATGATCCTTTCCATATTCAATTGCGAGAAGCCTGTGGTTGCCGCGGTGCGCGGTCCGGCGGTCGGGATCGGTCTGAGCATGGCGCTCGCCTGCGACGTTATCCTGCTCTCCGAGACGGCAAGATTCGGTCAGGTTTTTCGCAAGATCGGGCTGGCCCCCGATGGCGGCGCGGCGTTTTTCCTTCAGAATCTGATCGGTCGGCAACGTGCGACGGACCTTGCCTTCTCAGCGCGGATGGTGCCGGCGGATGAAGCCCTGAGCCTGGGATTGGCAAGCCAGGTTCATCCCGATGATGCCCTCGACCGGGCGGCCCTGGACTATGCGACAGACCTGGCCGCGGGGCCAACCTTTGCCCTGGCCGGTACCAAGCGGCTGATGCGCGCCGCGATGCAACCGTCTCTGGAGAGCTTTCTTGAAACAGAAGCCATCATTCAGGGGCAAATCATCAAGAGCGCGGATCACGCCGAAGGCATCGACGCCTTTCTGAGCAAGAGAAAACCGGTTTTCCGTGGCGTATGA
- a CDS encoding acyl-CoA dehydrogenase family protein has translation MLTTEQVALKDAARKLALGEFRDRAARWDRDGIYPEENHHRLGALGYLGMTIPEEYGGGGTPLVDCYLVIEELAKVDFNTALIVHDQNVSPRIIATCGSEALKQAFLPRFAAGEIECAISWSEPEAGSDATAVTTSLRPDGDGFVLNGGKIFTTFGDRADYLLVYARFCESKGARGIGTVLVHRKSPGVSVHILEQKMGARGCNECEIHFDDVRVPSENVVTEGLAGNSSGFVRPLGVYNATRVGMGILALGVAEGAFDLARDYMKTRRQFGKALSEMQGLQWMMSDMKVQIEAARSLCYTALSLIDRGQPDPTLSSIAKVQATEMAQRVTHDAMQMFGGYGYFGSLPLERMVRDVRMLTITGGTTQIHKNGIARALFTD, from the coding sequence TTGCTAACGACAGAACAGGTCGCTCTCAAGGATGCCGCGCGCAAACTGGCGCTCGGGGAATTCCGGGACCGCGCCGCACGCTGGGACCGCGACGGCATCTACCCCGAGGAAAACCACCATCGCCTGGGCGCGCTTGGCTATCTGGGCATGACCATTCCCGAAGAATACGGCGGTGGCGGTACGCCGCTGGTGGATTGCTATCTCGTGATCGAAGAACTGGCCAAGGTGGATTTCAATACCGCGCTGATCGTTCACGATCAGAACGTCTCGCCCCGGATCATCGCCACCTGCGGCAGCGAGGCGTTGAAGCAGGCTTTCCTGCCCCGCTTCGCCGCGGGCGAGATCGAATGCGCGATCTCCTGGTCCGAGCCCGAGGCCGGGTCGGACGCCACCGCGGTGACGACATCGCTGCGCCCGGACGGGGACGGGTTTGTGCTGAACGGCGGCAAGATCTTTACCACTTTCGGCGACAGGGCCGATTACCTTCTGGTCTATGCTCGGTTCTGCGAAAGCAAAGGCGCGCGAGGCATCGGAACCGTTTTGGTGCACCGCAAAAGCCCCGGCGTTTCGGTCCATATTCTTGAACAGAAGATGGGCGCGCGCGGCTGCAACGAATGCGAGATCCATTTCGACGATGTGCGGGTGCCGTCCGAAAACGTCGTGACCGAAGGGCTGGCCGGCAACTCCAGCGGCTTTGTCCGCCCGCTGGGTGTCTATAACGCCACGCGCGTCGGCATGGGGATACTGGCGCTTGGTGTCGCCGAGGGGGCGTTCGACCTTGCACGCGACTACATGAAGACCCGCCGGCAATTCGGCAAGGCGCTGTCCGAGATGCAGGGGCTGCAATGGATGATGTCGGACATGAAGGTGCAGATCGAGGCCGCGCGGTCGTTGTGTTATACGGCGCTGTCGCTGATCGACCGCGGCCAGCCCGATCCAACATTGTCTTCGATCGCCAAGGTTCAGGCCACCGAAATGGCACAGCGCGTCACCCATGACGCCATGCAGATGTTCGGTGGCTACGGCTATTTCGGTTCGCTTCCGTTGGAGCGGATGGTGAGGGATGTGCGGATGCTGACGATCACCGGGGGAACGACCCAGATACATAAGAACGGGATTGCTCGGGCGCTGTTCACTGACTGA